In a genomic window of Sulfuriferula nivalis:
- the groES gene encoding co-chaperone GroES, with protein sequence MKIRPLHDRIIVKRMEEERKTASGIVIPDSATEKPDQGEVLAVGNGKIAENGTVRPLDVKVGDRVLFGKYAGQSVKIDGDEVLVMREEDIMGIME encoded by the coding sequence ATGAAAATTCGTCCTTTACACGACCGTATCATCGTTAAACGTATGGAAGAAGAACGCAAAACCGCTTCAGGTATTGTTATCCCTGACAGCGCAACTGAAAAACCAGACCAAGGCGAAGTATTGGCTGTTGGTAATGGCAAAATTGCTGAAAACGGCACCGTGCGTCCTTTGGATGTAAAAGTAGGTGACCGTGTTCTGTTCGGTAAATATGCAGGTCAGTCTGTAAAAATCGACGGCGATGAAGTATTGGTTATGCGTGAAGAAGACATCATGGGCATCATGGAATAA
- a CDS encoding translocation/assembly module TamB domain-containing protein, whose translation MTAANLLNWRIYAKPLRYLLGTAILIAVLIGVSGSAPVLRLAAQLIHRISAGQITIEGISGSLFNTLNIEHIQLDTPTKTITLQQTTYSWSAKSSWQHRQLEINQLAINQLVILSKQPDNQPLTLPTSLTLPFAAILQHARINTLSIINNGTTITLQPITFSLRYDQQHYQIQAQANSQWGNAQLQAMLADTAPYKLSSDIQLGMHDGVHAYDAHTLLTGTLNNITLNSQAQSHDANATITAQFSPFNLQPLMQAHVDIHNLNPAAIANGLPLAMIDGQIDIRPADGNNYLGNIMLNNSRAGSLDQNKLPVTQITTQFNGSPNTLNFDKLMLALGTNARIAGAGKWDNHGLALQMDVKQLDLHNIHNDLYATRLNGTLNAHADAQQQTFTANLAQSDYAIKLAATYKQQQLNIASAQLNAGTSKLDFAGQLSFTGNHPFSATGQLKHFDPAHFGRYPSANINANFNTKGQIQPQLQTQLQLDIDHSTYNHAALSGHATVEIAPQRINNSNVQLQLGSNTLNWQGSYGAPKDRITWQLNAPNIANLGDGFSGKVIAHGTLHGTLDNPAGELSLQGEQIHWLSTLSLAKINAHINIASGNNGAVQADADIQGIHTGKQQLQHAQVTISGTRNRHTINLTATNPQFDLNTTLTGNWHDQRWDGSINQLHNVGSYPFTLQTPAQLSIQSNSAQLRHAYFDFAKGTVKLEQFDYAKSGITTTGSASHIDIGPIQQSLYPNPRIHNTLIAGGKWQAHLDQQLNGALEIWREAGDIGIIGDKTTQLGLDQTHLTLQAQHNHLTTQLDIHGTTLGKISMQGSTTLAQSNHQLILSTHAPVLAQAKIDLPTLAWITSILSDDVHLDGAMQAEVNLHGSLYAPVFNGVINANQLVFTHARQGIALQKGTFNAEFNQDTLHIKQLHFKAGGDLNVQGDIKINQGLTTLQLHAQATQLNLINRPERQVTITGTADITGQNQRINAIADITIDHALLNLNDSNMPQLSNDVVIVGRTHDLNKSTQPSGTTTPAWQVNTDIKLNLGKHTQITGSGLDARLKGTLKLVQHDSSPAVANGTISIAEGTYTAFGQRLDINRGILNFVSTTDNPGVDILATRTYTDVTVGTQITGTALEPVAKLVSIPNMTDSEKLSWLVLGHGSEKGTDGADTKALQAAASYFLGKNNSISLQSKLTQLTGLDKIGIDGDGTLDSSMLSLGKRLSDQVYINYQQGLTNTKQLVKMTYELSRRFSIRAQSGAESALDLFYTFRFD comes from the coding sequence TTGACTGCTGCCAACTTACTGAACTGGCGGATTTACGCCAAACCATTACGCTATCTGCTAGGTACAGCGATATTAATTGCCGTGCTGATCGGCGTATCAGGCAGCGCACCTGTATTACGATTAGCTGCCCAGCTTATCCACCGTATCAGCGCAGGACAAATCACCATCGAGGGCATTTCCGGCTCACTATTCAATACCCTGAATATAGAACACATACAGCTGGATACGCCCACTAAAACCATCACCCTGCAACAGACCACCTACTCATGGTCAGCCAAATCATCATGGCAACATCGACAACTGGAAATCAACCAGCTTGCCATTAACCAACTGGTGATTCTGTCCAAGCAACCCGACAACCAGCCCTTAACCCTGCCCACCAGCCTGACACTCCCATTTGCCGCAATATTACAACATGCTCGCATCAACACCCTCAGCATAATAAACAATGGTACGACTATCACCTTGCAGCCCATTACCTTCAGCCTACGCTATGACCAGCAGCACTACCAAATCCAGGCACAGGCCAATTCGCAATGGGGTAACGCACAATTACAGGCTATGCTGGCTGATACCGCACCATACAAACTTAGCAGTGACATCCAGCTCGGCATGCACGATGGCGTACATGCTTATGATGCGCATACCCTGCTGACAGGCACACTCAACAACATCACCCTGAATAGCCAGGCACAATCGCATGACGCCAACGCCACCATCACAGCGCAATTCAGCCCATTTAACCTTCAACCGTTAATGCAAGCTCACGTCGATATCCACAATCTAAATCCCGCCGCTATTGCCAATGGGCTTCCACTGGCCATGATAGATGGACAGATAGACATACGCCCTGCTGATGGTAACAATTACCTGGGCAACATTATGCTTAACAATAGTCGGGCAGGCAGTCTGGATCAGAACAAACTGCCCGTTACCCAGATAACCACGCAATTTAATGGCTCACCCAACACACTCAACTTTGATAAATTAATGCTGGCACTGGGCACAAATGCCCGCATAGCTGGTGCAGGTAAGTGGGATAACCATGGACTGGCATTACAGATGGATGTAAAACAACTGGACCTGCACAACATACACAATGATTTATACGCCACCCGACTAAATGGCACCCTGAATGCCCACGCGGACGCCCAACAGCAAACCTTCACCGCTAACCTTGCACAATCAGACTATGCAATCAAGCTCGCCGCCACCTACAAACAGCAACAGCTTAATATCGCCAGCGCACAACTCAATGCGGGTACTAGCAAACTGGATTTTGCGGGTCAGCTTAGCTTTACCGGCAACCATCCATTTTCTGCAACGGGGCAATTAAAACATTTTGACCCTGCTCATTTCGGCCGCTACCCCAGCGCCAACATTAACGCCAACTTCAACACCAAAGGCCAAATTCAGCCACAATTGCAGACCCAGCTACAGCTTGATATTGATCACAGCACTTACAACCATGCTGCGCTCAGTGGTCACGCAACTGTTGAAATCGCGCCGCAGCGCATCAACAACAGTAATGTGCAACTACAATTAGGCAGCAACACCTTAAACTGGCAAGGCAGTTATGGCGCACCTAAAGACCGTATCACCTGGCAACTCAATGCACCCAACATTGCCAATCTGGGCGATGGTTTTTCTGGCAAGGTGATCGCGCACGGCACATTACATGGCACCCTGGACAACCCGGCTGGTGAACTGAGCCTGCAAGGGGAGCAGATCCACTGGCTGTCAACGTTAAGCCTCGCTAAAATCAACGCGCATATCAATATAGCCTCAGGTAACAATGGCGCAGTGCAAGCGGATGCGGATATACAGGGCATACACACAGGTAAGCAGCAACTCCAGCACGCGCAAGTCACCATCAGTGGCACACGGAACCGCCACACCATCAACCTGACAGCAACCAATCCTCAATTCGACTTAAATACCACGCTGACGGGCAACTGGCATGACCAGCGCTGGGACGGCAGCATCAACCAGCTCCACAATGTCGGCAGCTACCCGTTCACCCTGCAAACACCCGCGCAACTGTCCATCCAGTCCAACAGCGCGCAACTGCGTCACGCCTATTTCGATTTCGCCAAAGGCACGGTTAAGCTGGAGCAGTTCGATTATGCCAAATCCGGCATAACGACTACAGGGAGTGCCAGCCATATAGATATAGGTCCTATTCAGCAAAGCCTTTACCCCAACCCGCGCATACACAACACACTCATAGCAGGTGGAAAATGGCAGGCACACCTAGACCAGCAACTTAATGGCGCACTGGAAATATGGCGTGAAGCTGGCGACATCGGCATCATAGGTGACAAAACGACTCAATTAGGACTTGATCAAACACATCTGACCCTGCAGGCGCAGCATAATCATCTGACTACACAACTGGACATACACGGCACCACGCTGGGCAAAATCAGCATGCAAGGCAGCACTACATTAGCGCAAAGCAATCATCAACTTATACTCTCGACCCATGCGCCCGTACTTGCCCAGGCAAAAATCGACTTACCCACGCTAGCATGGATAACCAGCATCCTGAGCGACGATGTGCATTTAGATGGTGCCATGCAAGCCGAGGTCAATCTGCACGGCAGTCTTTATGCACCTGTGTTTAACGGTGTAATCAATGCCAACCAACTCGTATTTACCCATGCAAGACAAGGCATCGCACTGCAAAAGGGCACATTTAACGCCGAATTTAATCAGGACACGTTGCACATCAAACAGCTGCACTTTAAGGCTGGAGGAGATTTGAATGTACAAGGTGATATTAAAATCAATCAAGGGCTGACAACCCTGCAACTCCATGCTCAGGCGACACAGCTAAATCTGATCAACCGTCCTGAACGTCAAGTTACTATAACTGGTACAGCCGATATTACCGGTCAGAACCAGCGCATCAACGCGATAGCAGATATCACTATTGATCACGCCCTGCTCAATCTGAATGACAGCAACATGCCGCAACTGAGTAATGATGTAGTTATCGTGGGTAGAACACATGACCTGAACAAATCAACCCAACCATCCGGCACAACAACACCTGCATGGCAGGTCAATACTGATATCAAACTCAATCTGGGCAAACATACGCAAATTACTGGATCAGGGCTAGATGCACGCTTGAAAGGCACGCTCAAATTAGTACAGCATGACAGCAGCCCAGCGGTTGCAAATGGCACGATTAGCATAGCTGAAGGCACCTACACCGCATTTGGCCAACGCCTGGACATCAACCGTGGCATACTTAATTTTGTATCTACAACTGACAACCCGGGCGTGGACATCCTGGCGACACGCACCTACACCGATGTCACCGTCGGAACACAAATCACCGGCACTGCTCTTGAACCCGTGGCAAAACTGGTTTCCATCCCTAACATGACTGACAGTGAAAAATTATCCTGGCTGGTACTCGGTCACGGCAGCGAAAAAGGCACTGATGGTGCAGACACCAAAGCTCTGCAAGCAGCGGCCAGCTACTTCCTTGGCAAAAACAATTCCATCTCCCTGCAATCCAAACTCACGCAACTGACTGGGCTAGACAAAATCGGCATCGATGGAGATGGTACCTTAGACAGCAGCATGCTCAGTCTGGGCAAACGACTCTCTGATCAAGTCTATATCAACTATCAACAAGGTCTGACCAACACCAAGCAACTGGTTAAAATGACTTACGAGCTCAGTCGCCGCTTCTCCATACGCGCACAAAGCGGCGCTGAGTCAGCACTGGATTTGTTTTACACCTTCCGCTTCGACTAA
- a CDS encoding autotransporter assembly complex protein TamA — protein MRELMRQLFTLCLTLLIYSLSQPAFALDYQIKLDAPADIKPLLTQHLDIYRWRTNPALDEAQLRRLYRLTPDDISTLLSTAGYFSAKTTSSLEQNGDNFIASFKVEPGEPSLVTSTTIKAIGPITDHPEKYQTWLQDTPLRLKKGDVFTQDAWAAAKRDLLASLILHQYPKAKIVNSVAQVNPDTHQVAIDILLDSGKSYQFGITTITGLKRYPASIIERLNPITPGEPYDQAKLLAFQSKLQSTPYFQSVEILVEPNEDNATNLPIAINVKEVRSQKLGLGLGASTDNGPHAQIEYQNLNMLNSNLVFSSALKIDPNIQSLDTQLKRPRDELGYIDSIRHFIQHADIEGEITTQNSIALKRTRNKGRIETSITTQYTTEHKTVSGAVGDNLQALTLNYIWTYRNLDNLLFPTRGYVFSTEIGGGAKAVLSDQSFLRSYNRAIYFYPISKYDSLTLRGEMGIVIAPDRNGIPTDFLFRTGGDQSVRGYNYQSLGVADGSAIVGGRYLSTASAEYTHWITPKWGAAIFYDIGDAADTFATLHPVAGYGVGTRWRSPLGPLSLDVAYGEAVSSFHIHFSLGSAF, from the coding sequence ATGCGTGAATTGATGCGGCAACTATTCACACTCTGCCTCACACTGCTGATATACAGCTTAAGTCAGCCCGCGTTCGCACTGGATTATCAGATAAAACTGGATGCGCCTGCTGATATAAAACCACTGCTCACACAACATCTGGACATCTACCGCTGGCGTACCAATCCTGCACTGGATGAAGCGCAACTCCGCAGACTTTATCGCCTGACCCCGGACGACATCAGCACACTATTATCTACCGCAGGCTATTTTTCCGCCAAAACCACCTCATCCCTGGAACAGAATGGCGATAACTTTATTGCCAGTTTCAAGGTAGAGCCAGGCGAACCCAGCCTGGTGACCAGCACTACCATCAAAGCCATCGGCCCGATTACTGACCATCCAGAAAAATATCAGACGTGGTTACAAGATACACCCTTGCGTTTAAAAAAAGGCGACGTATTTACTCAGGACGCATGGGCAGCAGCCAAACGTGATTTACTTGCCAGTCTGATTTTGCACCAATACCCCAAAGCCAAAATCGTAAATAGCGTCGCGCAAGTTAACCCTGACACTCATCAAGTCGCTATAGATATACTCCTGGACAGCGGAAAATCTTACCAGTTTGGCATCACCACCATTACCGGATTAAAACGCTATCCAGCCAGTATTATTGAGCGCCTGAACCCCATTACTCCCGGCGAGCCATATGATCAGGCCAAACTGCTGGCATTCCAGTCCAAATTGCAAAGCACCCCATATTTCCAATCTGTTGAAATATTGGTCGAGCCCAACGAGGACAACGCAACCAATCTGCCCATTGCCATCAATGTCAAGGAAGTACGAAGTCAGAAACTAGGCTTGGGTTTAGGGGCCAGTACCGACAATGGCCCACATGCCCAAATCGAATATCAGAATCTGAACATGTTAAACAGCAATCTGGTATTTTCCAGCGCGCTGAAAATTGATCCCAACATACAAAGTCTGGACACGCAGCTGAAACGGCCTCGCGATGAACTGGGTTACATAGACAGCATCCGTCATTTCATCCAACATGCCGACATTGAAGGTGAAATCACTACCCAGAACAGTATTGCACTCAAACGCACGCGCAATAAAGGCCGCATCGAAACCAGCATCACCACTCAGTACACTACCGAACATAAAACAGTGTCAGGCGCCGTGGGTGACAACTTGCAAGCCCTTACCCTCAATTACATATGGACTTATCGCAATCTGGACAATCTGCTCTTCCCCACCCGAGGCTACGTATTCAGTACCGAAATTGGTGGTGGCGCTAAAGCAGTTTTATCCGATCAAAGCTTTTTGCGTAGTTATAACCGTGCCATTTACTTTTACCCTATCAGCAAATATGACAGCCTCACCCTGCGAGGTGAAATGGGTATCGTCATCGCACCCGATCGCAACGGCATCCCTACTGATTTCCTGTTTCGTACCGGTGGCGACCAGTCGGTGCGTGGTTATAACTACCAGAGTCTGGGGGTTGCTGATGGCAGCGCTATCGTCGGTGGCCGCTACCTGTCGACAGCCAGTGCAGAATATACCCACTGGATAACTCCGAAATGGGGTGCGGCAATATTTTATGACATAGGCGATGCAGCCGACACATTCGCCACCCTGCATCCTGTTGCAGGCTACGGTGTAGGTACGCGCTGGCGCAGTCCGCTTGGCCCTTTGAGTCTTGATGTGGCTTATGGTGAAGCGGTTTCCAGTTTTCACATCCACTTCAGTTTGGGGAGCGCATTTTGA
- the fdxA gene encoding ferredoxin FdxA, which yields MTYVVTENCIQCKYTDCVDVCPVDCFREGENFLVIDPDECIDCTLCVAECPAEAIFAEDDVPADQQHCTELNATLARGWKAIIERKDPLPDADDWNGKTDKLALLKR from the coding sequence ATGACTTATGTAGTAACTGAAAATTGTATCCAGTGTAAATATACCGATTGCGTCGATGTGTGTCCCGTGGATTGTTTTCGCGAAGGCGAAAATTTCCTGGTCATAGATCCGGACGAGTGCATAGATTGTACGTTATGCGTGGCTGAATGTCCTGCTGAAGCGATTTTTGCTGAGGATGATGTGCCCGCTGATCAACAGCATTGCACCGAATTGAATGCGACGTTGGCGCGGGGCTGGAAAGCGATTATCGAACGCAAAGATCCGTTGCCTGACGCGGATGATTGGAATGGTAAGACAGATAAATTAGCGCTGCTTAAACGTTAA
- a CDS encoding PD-(D/E)XK nuclease family protein, with protein MLPAFYARVARDIVAQCQLAQVELADALILVPNFHAAPLLYQQLAVASEREVIIPPPVLTLPAWAQSVTLNTPTLASSQRSALLYQALKAQGWFDTALLWAMCDEIAHLFDELTHQAVDMPLDVDEFAAQLLSYYQVQQHQAVTFEARLVHDLWFALNQTADSPAAHYALQLAQLAEQSRAPLFVVGLSSLSRLEQRFLARYAEHASVNYYHLEDALTPIAQTLSAAWPETLAVPLRQRALQLRQTLPVNPIAPRLSYCAATSLEDEARAADTQIRLWLHEGKRNIAVVVQDRVSARRLRALLERAQILVADETGWTLDTTTASTVVMRWVAVLLTGANHVDVLDLMKSPHVLNELDSEQRLLAVHQLEQGLRQHGPAQGWARLIALLPADALVAQAVLSALQDAALLVNTQRMNSLAGWLDQLQSSLQLLGVSQCLVDDAAGVALIDVLRQRRMELAGDVGLFELAEFHRWLSRELASAAFVETDVDSPVIFTHLAATRLRQFDAALLLGADARNLPSLPQQGVFFNQSVRSALGLPTRAQAVAQVQADLQQLLLTTAPVQVLWQSLIEGELNPVSAWLERLDSVSQLAWGGSLVNQDLHAQAAVAMVISADNAVLPVRQPMPQPSVPSELIPSKISVSAYNALLACPYQYYARYMLGLNAVDDISADVEKSDYGQVVHLILRHFHEQHASVMALGREAAIAALIEQSDVDFAPLMVNDYFARAWHVRWLAQVESYIDWQILREQEGWYWYQGEVDASQVLALDAGYAIKLHGRLDRIDKLGDNYAVLDYKTSNGKELQNKVDKGKEEDVQLLAYALLLSEDIVQAAFVSLDDDAVSSFDLAQEPEAAAETCATRLVTIFNQLHQSAPLPANGIAKVCQYCEMRGVCRQDYWV; from the coding sequence GTGTTGCCTGCTTTTTATGCGCGCGTGGCGCGTGACATTGTTGCGCAATGCCAGCTAGCACAAGTCGAACTGGCCGATGCGCTGATCCTGGTTCCCAATTTTCATGCGGCGCCATTGCTATATCAGCAGTTAGCTGTGGCCAGCGAGCGTGAGGTAATCATCCCGCCGCCAGTGTTGACCTTACCTGCATGGGCGCAATCAGTAACGCTAAACACACCAACTTTAGCTAGCAGTCAGCGCAGTGCGTTGCTGTATCAGGCACTTAAAGCCCAGGGCTGGTTTGATACCGCATTGCTCTGGGCGATGTGCGATGAGATTGCACACCTGTTTGACGAGCTGACGCATCAGGCCGTTGATATGCCGCTGGACGTGGATGAATTTGCTGCGCAATTGTTAAGTTATTATCAAGTCCAGCAACATCAGGCAGTGACGTTTGAAGCGCGGTTAGTGCATGATTTGTGGTTTGCACTGAATCAGACAGCAGATAGCCCAGCTGCCCACTATGCCCTGCAACTGGCGCAATTGGCGGAACAGTCACGCGCCCCCCTGTTTGTGGTGGGCTTGTCCAGCCTGTCGCGACTGGAGCAGCGTTTTCTTGCTCGTTATGCCGAGCATGCCTCCGTTAACTATTACCACCTTGAAGATGCGCTGACGCCGATTGCACAGACGCTCTCCGCAGCTTGGCCAGAAACATTGGCGGTACCGTTACGCCAGCGTGCGTTGCAATTACGCCAGACCTTACCGGTTAATCCTATTGCCCCTAGATTAAGCTATTGTGCGGCCACCAGCCTGGAAGATGAAGCGCGCGCGGCGGACACGCAAATTAGACTGTGGCTGCACGAAGGTAAACGCAATATTGCTGTGGTGGTGCAGGATCGGGTCAGTGCGCGGCGGTTGCGGGCACTGCTGGAGCGGGCGCAGATATTGGTGGCAGACGAAACTGGCTGGACGCTGGATACCACTACAGCAAGTACGGTGGTGATGCGCTGGGTAGCGGTGTTGCTGACCGGGGCTAATCATGTCGATGTGCTAGACCTGATGAAGTCACCTCATGTGTTGAATGAATTAGACAGTGAACAGCGTCTGCTTGCGGTGCATCAATTGGAACAGGGGTTGCGTCAACATGGCCCAGCTCAGGGATGGGCGCGTTTAATTGCGTTATTGCCAGCAGATGCGCTGGTGGCACAGGCAGTATTGTCGGCATTGCAAGATGCGGCGTTATTGGTCAATACGCAGCGCATGAATAGTTTGGCTGGCTGGCTGGATCAATTACAAAGCAGTTTGCAATTGCTGGGTGTGAGTCAGTGTCTGGTGGATGATGCAGCCGGTGTGGCGTTGATTGATGTGTTAAGGCAGCGCCGGATGGAATTGGCGGGGGATGTCGGGCTGTTTGAGCTGGCCGAATTTCATCGCTGGTTAAGCCGTGAATTAGCCAGCGCGGCATTCGTCGAAACCGATGTGGATAGCCCAGTGATATTTACCCATCTGGCTGCGACACGTTTGCGTCAGTTTGATGCGGCATTATTGCTGGGGGCGGATGCGCGTAACCTGCCGTCATTGCCTCAGCAGGGTGTGTTTTTTAATCAGTCCGTACGCAGTGCTTTGGGTTTACCCACCCGAGCGCAGGCCGTTGCACAGGTACAGGCTGATTTGCAGCAACTGTTGCTCACGACTGCGCCGGTACAAGTGTTGTGGCAGTCCCTCATTGAAGGTGAGCTCAATCCTGTCAGTGCGTGGCTGGAGCGGCTGGATAGCGTGTCCCAATTGGCATGGGGCGGGAGTCTGGTCAATCAGGATTTGCATGCGCAAGCGGCGGTAGCTATGGTCATCAGCGCTGATAATGCGGTGTTGCCTGTGCGGCAGCCTATGCCACAGCCGAGTGTGCCGAGTGAGTTGATACCCAGCAAAATTAGTGTCAGTGCCTATAACGCATTGTTAGCTTGCCCATATCAATACTATGCGCGTTATATGCTGGGTTTGAATGCGGTGGATGATATTAGTGCCGACGTGGAGAAGTCTGATTACGGTCAGGTTGTGCACCTTATTCTGCGGCATTTTCATGAGCAACACGCTAGTGTCATGGCGTTAGGACGTGAAGCTGCTATTGCCGCACTTATCGAGCAAAGTGACGTTGATTTTGCGCCGTTGATGGTCAATGATTATTTCGCCCGTGCCTGGCATGTGCGCTGGCTGGCGCAAGTAGAAAGCTATATAGACTGGCAAATCTTGCGTGAGCAGGAAGGTTGGTACTGGTATCAGGGCGAGGTTGATGCCAGTCAGGTATTGGCACTGGATGCAGGGTATGCAATCAAGCTCCACGGTCGACTGGATCGCATTGATAAACTCGGTGACAACTATGCTGTACTTGATTATAAAACCAGTAATGGCAAAGAATTGCAAAATAAGGTAGACAAAGGCAAAGAAGAAGATGTGCAGCTATTGGCTTATGCCTTGTTGTTGAGTGAGGACATAGTCCAGGCTGCTTTTGTGAGTCTGGATGATGATGCAGTAAGCTCTTTTGATTTGGCGCAAGAACCTGAAGCGGCTGCCGAAACCTGCGCAACACGTCTGGTGACGATATTTAATCAGCTTCATCAGTCCGCACCATTGCCTGCCAATGGTATCGCCAAAGTTTGCCAATATTGCGAGATGCGTGGTGTGTGCCGGCAAGATTACTGGGTTTGA
- the phoU gene encoding phosphate signaling complex protein PhoU, producing MPTEHTYKQFDTDLENMRARVLQMGGLVEQQITQAMEALVNADFVLADQVISNDHLVNALEVGIDEDCAQIIARRQPTASDLRMVMTVVKTITDLERIGDEAAKVARMAREIHQNGRIYQPKFNQIEFMGTIVLEMLHKALDGFARLDATTAIEVCRSDVQVDEEYHLVLRNLITYMMEDPRTISIFIDIMFVAKAIERMGDHAKNMSEYVVYMVKGKDVRHTTVEEIERTASN from the coding sequence ATGCCCACAGAACATACCTATAAACAATTCGACACCGATCTGGAAAACATGCGCGCTCGCGTGCTACAAATGGGTGGCCTGGTAGAACAACAAATCACTCAGGCGATGGAAGCGCTGGTTAATGCTGATTTCGTATTAGCTGATCAAGTGATTAGCAATGACCATCTGGTCAATGCGCTGGAAGTGGGTATAGACGAAGACTGTGCGCAAATTATTGCCCGTCGCCAACCGACTGCATCTGACTTACGCATGGTAATGACTGTTGTTAAAACCATTACCGACCTGGAGCGTATAGGTGACGAAGCAGCCAAAGTAGCGCGCATGGCGCGGGAAATTCATCAAAACGGCCGTATCTATCAGCCAAAATTCAACCAGATTGAATTTATGGGCACCATTGTTCTCGAGATGCTGCACAAAGCGCTGGACGGCTTTGCCCGTCTGGATGCAACCACGGCAATCGAAGTATGCCGTAGCGACGTACAGGTAGATGAAGAATATCATTTAGTTTTGCGCAACCTGATCACCTACATGATGGAAGATCCACGCACCATTTCCATCTTCATTGACATCATGTTCGTTGCCAAAGCCATAGAACGTATGGGCGATCATGCCAAAAACATGTCTGAATATGTGGTTTACATGGTTAAAGGCAAAGATGTACGTCATACCACGGTTGAAGAAATCGAACGCACAGCTTCAAATTAA
- a CDS encoding Nudix family hydrolase encodes MQPPLIHVAAAAIIRPDGQFLLASRPADKPYAGYWEFPGGKIEAGESAHQALVRELEEELGIHITQATPWITRTHEYATATVVLNFFRVTAWEGQPHPREGQTLSWQDADNITVAPLLPANSPIIKALSLPTLMGITQAQSDPHGFLSKLDSALANGLKLIQIREKDMPAAELQAFTREVTLRTHAQHAYTIVNSDIALALATGADGVQLTSSQLAQLDTRPDLLWVGASCHNADELSRAAQLGCDYALLSPVLPTASHPGAPTLGWDEFTRLSQQRSLAIFALGGLTPADLQTAQQHGAHGIALLRGAWQ; translated from the coding sequence ATGCAGCCACCCCTCATTCACGTTGCCGCAGCCGCGATTATCCGCCCTGACGGACAATTCCTGCTCGCCAGCCGACCCGCCGACAAACCCTATGCGGGCTATTGGGAGTTTCCTGGTGGCAAGATCGAAGCGGGAGAGTCTGCTCATCAGGCGCTGGTACGCGAATTAGAAGAAGAGCTGGGAATACACATTACGCAGGCTACGCCGTGGATTACCCGCACCCACGAATACGCCACCGCAACCGTTGTACTTAATTTTTTCCGAGTCACGGCCTGGGAAGGCCAGCCACATCCCCGTGAAGGGCAGACCCTTAGCTGGCAAGATGCCGACAATATCACCGTTGCTCCGCTCTTACCTGCGAACTCACCCATTATCAAAGCGCTGTCACTGCCAACATTGATGGGGATTACCCAGGCACAATCTGACCCGCATGGCTTTCTCTCCAAACTGGATAGTGCATTAGCCAATGGATTGAAGCTCATCCAGATTCGTGAAAAGGATATGCCTGCTGCCGAATTACAAGCATTTACACGTGAAGTCACACTACGCACCCATGCCCAGCACGCCTATACCATCGTTAACAGCGACATAGCCCTGGCACTAGCCACAGGTGCCGATGGCGTACAGCTCACATCCAGCCAGCTTGCTCAACTCGATACACGACCAGATTTGCTCTGGGTAGGCGCATCCTGCCACAACGCTGACGAACTAAGCCGCGCAGCACAACTAGGCTGCGACTATGCACTGCTGTCCCCCGTGCTACCTACTGCCAGCCACCCTGGCGCACCCACGCTAGGCTGGGATGAATTTACCCGATTATCCCAGCAGCGCAGTCTGGCCATATTCGCACTAGGTGGGCTCACACCAGCTGATTTGCAAACTGCACAACAGCATGGTGCACACGGCATTGCCTTGTTACGTGGAGCATGGCAATGA